A window of the Gossypium arboreum isolate Shixiya-1 chromosome 2, ASM2569848v2, whole genome shotgun sequence genome harbors these coding sequences:
- the LOC108464504 gene encoding protein PHLOEM UNLOADING MODULATOR, which translates to MRWPAVKSGGLGVVAMTYVAVDYLRILSPTWHERLQPVLWTLLALVAVTRIPFYRHWSAEFRAAISFLASMIFMLSALLFEACTVRFVTVVLGLNWHNGRPPLPDTGQWLLLALNEKLPEAVVEILRAHIIGLHHYLMLFIMLAFSVLFESVKAPGLGLGARYMFTMAVGRLLRAITFASTILPSARPWCASSRYSIPGHPHRWAQKYYVPYASDANAIRQVIEWDIAYVDTVNYTADYRPDWGSMSFLIDFLRPNTSEGSSWYSLLKKAGGGCNDLVYSGHMFVAVLTAMAWMEAYGGFSSVLIWLLVMHSAQREVRERHHYSVDCVVAIYVGILLWKMTGFIWSAKGGTGDSRLTKLGKIQGRLLQAAKDSDMDEVRELLKDVELGNQESPKQGPSKVMWLFASGTIFFSLTIVILAFTWTSDG; encoded by the exons ATGCGGTGGCCGGCGGTGAAAAGTGGGGGGCTGGGGGTGGTTGCGATGACATACGTGGCGGTAGACTATTTACGCATCCTATCCCCAACGTGGCACGAGCGTCTTCAACCCGTACTCTGGACTTTACTAGCCCTCGTCGCCGTCACGCGCATCCCCTTTTACCGTCACTGGAGCGCCGAGTTTCGAGCTGCCATCTCTTTCCTTGCTTCGATGATATTTATGCTCTCAGCTCTTCTTTTTGAAGCCTGCACAGTTCGTTTCGTTACCGTTGTTCTTGGACTCAATTGGCACAA TGGTAGGCCTCCTCTTCCTGATACTGGTCAATGGTTGCTCCTGGCACTAAATGAGAAACTTCCTGAAGCAGTTGTTGAGATACTAAGGGCTCACATCATTGGCTTGCACCATTACTTGATGTTATTTATAATGTTGGCCTTCTCTGTACTATTTGAGTCTGTAAAAGCTCCTGGTCTTGGATTAGGTGCACGATACATGTTTACCATGGCAGTCGGCCGTCTTCTACGTGCAATAACTTTTGCGTCTACAATTCTGCCATCAGCCCGCCCATGGTGTGCTTCATCTCGCTATAGTATCCCTGGACATCCTCATCGTTGGGCTCAGAAATATTATGTTCCTTATGCTTCTGATGCTAATGCCATTCGTCAAGTAATAGAATGGGATATAGCATATG TTGATACTGTCAATTACACTGCAGACTACCGTCCAGATTGGGGTTCAATGAGCTTCCTAATAGATTTTTTGCGACCCAATACATCAGAAGGATCTTCATGGTACAGTCTGCTTAAAAAGGCTGGGGGCGGCTGCAATGACCTTGTATACAGTGGCCACATGTTTGTTGCTGTGCTGACTGCAATGGCATGGATG GAGGCTTATGGAGGGTTTAGCTCAGTTCTTATATGGCTGCTTGTTATGCACAGTGCTCAGCGGGAAGTACGAGAGCGCCACCATTATTCTGTAGATTGTGTTGTTGCCATCTATGTGGGTATTCTTCTTTGGAAGATGACTGGTTTTATCTGGTCGGCTAAGGGTGGAACTGGAGATAGCAGACTTACTAAGCTTGGGAAAATTCAAGGTAGACTACTCCAAGCGGCCAAGGATTCCGACATGGATGAAGTAAGGGAGCTTCTCAAAGATGTTGAGTTGGGGAATCAAGAGAGCCCGAAACAAGGGCCGAGCAAGGTCATGTGGTTGTTTGCTAGCGGAACTATTTTCTTCTCACTTACCATTGTTATTTTGGCCTTCACATGGACAAGCGATGGCTAA